A section of the Agrococcus sp. SGAir0287 genome encodes:
- a CDS encoding DMT family transporter, with translation MPRRAVPEPIVDLLLVVVAAVWGASFLAAKALASEAGVAPTLALRFLVAAAGLAALCLATRQRLPRGRGLAIAALLGCTQALVIGLETWGVHLTSATNAGLLISLALVCTPVLESIAARSWLPRSSFVAAVAAVVGVALLVSDGGLRTPTAGDALVVLAAVVRAVHVTTSARLTRDRTDSTLGVVLVQLVVCAAVSCAVAGDALPAAAVRLSPGGWASVAFLGLLCSVFAFVVQLWAVRRTSATRASILMGTEPVWALAVGIVVGGESLAPLGLVGAGLVVAASYAGQAIERRHRLAVEAARPATEPREAATPRAGMP, from the coding sequence ATGCCGCGCCGTGCCGTCCCCGAGCCGATCGTCGACCTCCTCCTCGTGGTGGTCGCCGCGGTCTGGGGCGCGAGCTTCCTCGCGGCCAAGGCGCTCGCGAGCGAGGCGGGCGTCGCGCCCACGCTCGCGCTGCGCTTCCTCGTCGCGGCAGCCGGCCTCGCCGCGCTCTGCCTCGCGACGCGCCAGCGGCTGCCGCGCGGTCGGGGGCTCGCGATCGCGGCGCTGCTCGGCTGCACGCAGGCGCTCGTCATCGGGCTCGAGACGTGGGGCGTGCACCTGACCTCGGCGACGAACGCGGGACTCCTCATCAGCCTCGCGCTCGTGTGCACGCCGGTGCTCGAGAGCATCGCGGCGCGATCGTGGCTGCCGCGCTCGTCCTTCGTCGCGGCGGTCGCCGCGGTCGTGGGCGTCGCCCTGCTCGTGTCGGACGGCGGGCTGCGCACCCCGACGGCGGGCGACGCGCTCGTGGTGCTGGCCGCCGTCGTGCGCGCGGTGCACGTGACGACGAGCGCCCGGCTCACGCGCGACCGCACGGACTCGACGCTCGGCGTCGTGCTCGTCCAGCTCGTCGTGTGCGCCGCCGTCTCCTGCGCCGTCGCCGGCGACGCGCTGCCGGCCGCGGCCGTGCGCCTCTCACCCGGCGGCTGGGCGAGCGTGGCGTTCCTCGGGCTGCTCTGCTCGGTGTTCGCGTTCGTCGTGCAGCTCTGGGCCGTGCGGCGCACGTCGGCGACGCGCGCGAGCATCCTCATGGGCACGGAGCCGGTCTGGGCCCTCGCCGTCGGCATCGTCGTCGGCGGCGAGTCCCTCGCGCCGCTCGGTCTCGTCGGTGCGGGGCTCGTCGTCGCTGCCTCCTACGCCGGGCAGGCGATCGAGCGTCGGCACCGGCTCGCGGTCGAGGCGGCACGGCCTGCGACGGAGCCCCGGGAGGCGGCGACGCCTCGGGCGGGGATGCCCTGA
- a CDS encoding LysR family transcriptional regulator substrate-binding protein: MDPLHLRMLRELGIRGSVAAVAAAHHVSASAVSQQLSLLQARSPVPLTARRGRVLVLTPAGEALAAAGVRVEEALVAAREAVGAFVDDRNRPVRVSAFHSAGRMLFGPLLRALAPGPTLHLTDADVAHRDFPALTLDHDVVVAHRLAHDEAWPRDRVVAAPLLVEPLAVAMSAAHPLATRERLSAGDVAAEPWVSVHEGFPLAGVIAHVGAVAGRPPRILHRINDFSVTAEVLRAGDAIAIMPSVAAQPLVGEDLVLRRLDDVDLVRHVDALARPDALASAAVRRTLEALVDVAARVPRATP, encoded by the coding sequence ATGGATCCGCTGCACCTGAGGATGCTGCGGGAGCTCGGCATCCGCGGCAGCGTCGCGGCCGTCGCGGCGGCGCACCACGTCTCCGCGTCCGCGGTCTCGCAGCAGCTCTCCCTGCTGCAGGCGCGCTCCCCCGTGCCGCTCACCGCCAGGCGCGGGCGCGTGCTCGTGCTCACGCCGGCCGGCGAGGCGCTCGCCGCCGCCGGCGTGCGCGTCGAGGAGGCGCTCGTCGCGGCGCGCGAGGCCGTCGGCGCCTTCGTCGACGATCGCAATCGGCCCGTGCGCGTCTCCGCGTTCCACAGCGCGGGACGCATGCTCTTCGGCCCGCTGCTGCGCGCACTCGCGCCGGGTCCGACGCTGCACCTCACCGATGCCGACGTCGCCCATCGCGACTTCCCCGCCCTGACCCTCGATCACGACGTCGTCGTGGCGCATCGCCTCGCGCACGACGAGGCCTGGCCGCGCGATCGGGTCGTCGCCGCGCCGCTGCTCGTCGAGCCGCTCGCCGTGGCGATGTCGGCTGCGCATCCGCTCGCGACGCGCGAGCGTCTCTCGGCAGGCGACGTCGCCGCTGAGCCGTGGGTGTCGGTGCACGAGGGGTTCCCGCTCGCGGGCGTCATCGCGCACGTCGGTGCCGTCGCCGGCCGGCCGCCGCGCATCCTGCACCGCATCAACGACTTCTCGGTCACGGCGGAGGTCCTGCGCGCCGGCGACGCCATCGCGATCATGCCGAGCGTCGCCGCGCAGCCGCTCGTGGGCGAGGACCTCGTGCTGCGGCGGCTCGACGACGTGGACCTCGTGCGGCACGTCGACGCGCTCGCGCGCCCCGACGCCCTCGCGTCCGCCGCCGTGCGGCGCACGCTCGAGGCGCTCGTCGACGTCGCCGCTCGTGTGCCGAGGGCGACGCCGTGA
- a CDS encoding DNA gyrase/topoisomerase IV subunit B — translation MASNDYTARHLSVLEGLEAVRKRPGMYIGSTDSRGLMHCLWEIIDNSVDEALAGHGTRIEVQLHADGSVEVRDRARGLPIDVEPRTGLTGVEVIFTKLHAGGKFGGGAYASSGGLHGVGASVVNALSERLDVEVDRDGATWAMSFHRGEPGEFRDGPDGPSPTATFVAYTDGSRLRRIGKVAKGVTGTRVRYWADPQIFTRDAAFQLDGLVRRARQTAFLVPGLELEIADERAPQGEGEEPAGDRVQTFRYDGGISEFVDFLAPDPALTSTWRIQGEGTFAETVPVLDEQTGHMVSREVQRTCEVDVAMRWGTGYETVVQSYVNIIATPKGGTHQTGFDQALTRVLRDQVAANARRLKAGTDKLEKDDIAAGLTAVVTVRLPEPQFEGQTKEVLGTPAVRQVVSKVLAQGLLERFTSSKRDDKAQSALVLEKVVSEMKARLSARQLKETQRRKTALESSSLPPKLADCRSSDTTQNELFIVEGDSALGTAKPARDSEYQAILPIRGKILNVQKASMADMLANAECAAILQVIGAGSGRTFELEAARYGKVIILSDADVDGAHIRTLLLTLLHRYARPLIEAGRVFAAVPPLHRTVVKARGRQPGEVVYTYSDAENTALQARLTKQGRTFDKPQRYKGLGEMDVDQLAETTMDRSKRTLRRVTITDTERANEVFELLMGNDVAPRKEFIVNAPGFDRERIDV, via the coding sequence GTGGCGTCGAACGACTACACCGCCAGGCACCTGTCCGTGCTCGAGGGGCTCGAGGCGGTCAGGAAGCGGCCCGGCATGTACATCGGGTCGACCGACTCGCGCGGCCTCATGCACTGCCTGTGGGAGATCATCGACAACTCGGTCGACGAGGCGCTCGCCGGCCACGGCACGCGCATCGAGGTGCAGCTGCACGCCGACGGCTCCGTCGAGGTGCGCGACCGCGCGCGCGGCCTGCCCATCGACGTCGAGCCGCGCACCGGTCTCACGGGCGTCGAGGTGATCTTCACGAAGCTGCACGCGGGCGGCAAGTTCGGCGGCGGCGCGTACGCCTCGTCCGGCGGACTGCACGGCGTGGGCGCCTCGGTCGTGAACGCGCTCTCCGAGCGCCTCGACGTCGAGGTCGACCGCGACGGCGCGACGTGGGCGATGAGCTTCCACCGCGGCGAGCCCGGCGAGTTCCGGGACGGCCCCGACGGACCGTCGCCGACCGCGACGTTCGTGGCCTACACCGACGGATCGCGGCTGCGGAGGATCGGGAAGGTGGCGAAGGGCGTCACGGGCACGCGCGTGCGCTACTGGGCCGATCCGCAGATCTTCACCCGCGACGCCGCCTTCCAGCTCGACGGCCTCGTGCGGCGTGCGCGCCAGACGGCCTTCCTCGTGCCGGGCCTCGAGCTCGAGATCGCCGACGAGCGCGCGCCGCAGGGCGAAGGGGAGGAGCCGGCGGGCGACCGCGTCCAGACGTTCCGCTACGACGGCGGCATCTCCGAGTTCGTCGACTTCCTCGCTCCCGACCCCGCGCTCACGTCGACGTGGCGCATCCAGGGCGAGGGCACGTTCGCCGAGACGGTGCCCGTGCTCGACGAGCAGACCGGGCACATGGTCTCCCGCGAGGTGCAGCGCACGTGCGAGGTCGACGTCGCGATGCGCTGGGGCACCGGATACGAGACCGTCGTGCAGTCGTACGTCAACATCATCGCGACGCCCAAGGGCGGCACGCACCAGACGGGCTTCGACCAGGCCCTCACGAGGGTCCTGCGCGACCAGGTCGCGGCGAACGCGCGTCGGCTCAAGGCCGGCACCGACAAACTCGAGAAGGACGACATCGCCGCCGGCCTCACGGCCGTCGTGACCGTGCGCCTGCCCGAGCCGCAGTTCGAGGGCCAGACGAAGGAGGTGCTCGGCACGCCCGCCGTGCGCCAGGTCGTCTCGAAGGTGCTCGCGCAGGGGCTGCTCGAGCGCTTCACGTCGTCGAAGCGCGACGACAAGGCGCAGTCGGCGCTCGTGCTCGAGAAGGTCGTCTCGGAGATGAAGGCGCGACTCTCGGCGCGCCAGCTGAAGGAGACCCAGCGCAGGAAGACGGCGCTCGAGTCGTCGTCGCTGCCGCCGAAGCTCGCGGACTGCCGATCCTCCGACACGACGCAGAACGAGCTCTTCATCGTCGAGGGCGACTCGGCGCTCGGCACGGCGAAGCCCGCGCGCGACTCCGAGTACCAGGCGATCCTGCCCATCCGCGGCAAGATCCTCAACGTGCAGAAGGCGTCGATGGCCGACATGCTCGCGAACGCCGAGTGCGCCGCGATCCTGCAGGTCATCGGCGCGGGCTCCGGCCGCACGTTCGAGCTCGAGGCCGCGCGCTACGGCAAGGTGATCATCCTCTCCGACGCCGACGTCGACGGCGCGCACATCCGCACGCTCCTGCTGACGCTGCTGCACCGCTACGCACGCCCGCTCATCGAGGCCGGTCGCGTCTTCGCCGCCGTGCCGCCGCTGCACCGCACGGTCGTGAAGGCGCGCGGTCGGCAGCCCGGCGAGGTCGTCTACACGTACTCCGACGCCGAGAACACGGCGCTGCAGGCGCGACTGACGAAGCAGGGGCGCACGTTCGACAAGCCGCAGCGCTACAAGGGCCTCGGCGAGATGGATGTCGACCAGCTCGCCGAGACGACGATGGACCGCTCGAAGCGGACGCTGCGCCGGGTGACGATCACCGACACCGAGCGCGCGAACGAGGTCTTCGAGCTCCTCATGGGCAACGACGTCGCGCCGCGCAAGGAGTTCATCGTCAACGCCCCCGGCTTCGATCGCGAGCGCATCGACGTCTGA
- a CDS encoding DUF7455 domain-containing protein, translating into MNDTISTVESEATAPLTGLDRCDSCGAQAYVRATMESGVLLFCAHHATKHRDKLAPLALVWHDESERLLQG; encoded by the coding sequence GTGAACGACACCATCTCGACCGTCGAGTCGGAGGCCACGGCACCGCTCACGGGTCTCGACCGCTGCGACAGCTGCGGAGCGCAGGCCTACGTGCGCGCGACCATGGAGTCCGGCGTCCTCCTGTTCTGCGCCCACCACGCGACGAAGCACCGCGACAAGCTCGCACCGCTCGCGCTCGTGTGGCACGACGAGAGCGAGCGTCTGCTGCAGGGCTGA
- a CDS encoding amino acid ABC transporter ATP-binding protein, with protein MPSDVPPTSQPLLAARGLTKSFGDRTVLHGVDLDLWPGRVHALIGPSGSGKTTVLRSLNGLEVPEEGTLTTPDWSVDLARGLSRSDRARLAALSSMVFQQHHLFPHLSVLDNVVVGPTVVQRVPRAEAVERAMALLERVGLGDRGAARPSELSGGQQQRVGIVRAMAMRPQMLLFDEPTSALDPELVGEVLRVVGELADDGWTMAIVTHELAFARAVADEVSFFDEGRIVEHGTPEALFDAPRSERLQRFLRRLTDPLG; from the coding sequence ATGCCGTCTGACGTCCCTCCCACGTCGCAGCCGCTGCTCGCCGCACGCGGCCTCACCAAGTCGTTCGGCGACCGGACGGTGCTGCACGGCGTCGACCTCGACCTGTGGCCGGGGCGCGTCCACGCGCTCATCGGACCCTCGGGCTCCGGCAAGACCACCGTGCTGCGCTCGCTCAACGGGCTCGAGGTGCCCGAGGAGGGCACGCTCACGACGCCCGACTGGTCGGTCGACCTCGCTCGCGGACTGTCGCGGTCGGATCGCGCGCGCCTCGCGGCGCTGTCGTCGATGGTGTTCCAGCAGCACCACCTTTTCCCGCACCTGTCGGTGCTGGACAACGTCGTGGTCGGGCCCACCGTCGTGCAGCGCGTGCCGCGCGCGGAGGCGGTCGAGCGCGCGATGGCGCTGCTCGAGCGCGTCGGGCTCGGCGACCGCGGTGCTGCGCGTCCCTCGGAGCTCTCCGGGGGACAGCAGCAGCGTGTCGGCATCGTGCGCGCCATGGCGATGCGCCCGCAGATGCTGCTCTTCGACGAGCCGACGAGCGCGCTCGACCCCGAGCTCGTGGGCGAGGTGCTGCGCGTCGTCGGCGAGCTCGCCGACGACGGATGGACGATGGCGATCGTGACGCACGAGCTCGCGTTCGCGCGCGCCGTCGCCGACGAGGTGTCCTTCTTCGACGAGGGTCGCATCGTCGAGCACGGCACGCCGGAGGCGCTCTTCGACGCGCCGCGGTCCGAGCGGCTGCAGCGCTTCCTGCGCCGCCTCACCGACCCGCTCGGCTGA
- a CDS encoding amino acid ABC transporter permease produces the protein MDWDLVLSAIGPIAVGGLTATIPLTLASFSIGLVLAIGLALMRISGVALLSGIARVYISLIRGTPLLVQLFIVFYGLPSIGVTLDPWPSAIIALSLNVGGYAAEVVRAAILSIPRGQWEAASMLGMTRWQALGRIILPQASRVSVPPLSNTFISLVKDTSLCSVVLVTELFRTAQQIAAPSGEFLLVYGVAAVEYWIICTVLAFGQDALERRLERHAV, from the coding sequence ATGGACTGGGACCTCGTCCTCTCCGCGATCGGACCGATCGCGGTCGGAGGGCTCACCGCGACGATCCCGCTGACGCTCGCGTCGTTCTCGATCGGCCTCGTGCTGGCGATCGGCCTCGCGCTCATGCGGATCTCGGGCGTCGCGCTGCTCTCGGGCATCGCGCGCGTCTACATCTCGCTCATCCGCGGCACGCCGCTGCTCGTGCAGCTGTTCATCGTCTTCTACGGGCTGCCCTCCATCGGCGTGACGCTCGACCCGTGGCCGAGCGCCATCATCGCGCTCTCGCTCAACGTCGGCGGCTACGCAGCCGAGGTCGTGCGCGCCGCGATCCTCTCCATCCCGCGAGGGCAGTGGGAGGCGGCGTCGATGCTGGGCATGACCCGCTGGCAGGCGCTCGGGCGCATCATCCTGCCGCAGGCCTCCCGCGTCTCGGTCCCGCCGCTGTCCAACACCTTCATCTCGCTCGTGAAGGACACGTCGCTGTGCTCCGTGGTGCTCGTGACCGAGCTCTTCCGCACCGCGCAGCAGATCGCGGCGCCGAGCGGCGAGTTCCTGCTCGTGTACGGCGTCGCCGCCGTCGAGTACTGGATCATCTGCACCGTCCTCGCCTTCGGCCAGGACGCCCTGGAGCGGAGGCTCGAGCGCCATGCCGTCTGA
- a CDS encoding amino acid ABC transporter substrate-binding protein has translation MPLSRSLRLAAATAAAASLALAGCSSSDSPAASQEADGLTLADVQEAGELVVGTEGTYSPFSFHEDGTGDLTGYDVDVITAVAEELGVDVRFEETQWDAIFAGLDAGRWDVIANQVSINPERQERYLFSTPYTYSPGVLIVPTGSDIQSFDDLAGATSAQSLTSNWAEVATEAGATVEGVEGFAQAVELLRTGRVDATINDRLTYLDYEQAQGGGDLGIEVVAETDDVSESAVTLRQGSEDLQAAIDEALATLAADGTLAEISERYFGEDVSVPTS, from the coding sequence ATGCCGCTCTCCCGCTCGCTGCGCCTCGCCGCCGCCACCGCTGCCGCCGCCTCCCTCGCCCTCGCGGGCTGCTCGTCGTCCGACAGCCCCGCGGCATCCCAGGAGGCTGACGGGCTCACGCTCGCCGACGTGCAGGAGGCGGGCGAGCTCGTCGTCGGCACCGAGGGCACGTACTCGCCGTTCTCGTTCCACGAGGACGGCACCGGTGACCTCACGGGCTACGACGTCGACGTCATCACCGCCGTCGCGGAGGAGCTGGGCGTCGACGTGCGCTTCGAGGAGACGCAGTGGGACGCGATCTTCGCCGGCCTCGACGCCGGCCGCTGGGACGTCATCGCGAACCAGGTCTCGATCAACCCCGAGCGCCAGGAGCGCTACCTCTTCTCGACGCCGTACACGTACTCGCCCGGCGTGCTCATCGTGCCCACGGGCAGCGACATCCAGTCGTTCGACGACCTCGCCGGCGCCACGAGCGCCCAGTCGCTGACGTCGAACTGGGCGGAGGTCGCGACCGAGGCGGGCGCGACCGTCGAGGGCGTCGAGGGCTTCGCGCAGGCCGTCGAGCTGCTGCGCACGGGCCGCGTCGACGCGACGATCAACGACCGTCTCACGTACCTCGACTACGAGCAGGCGCAGGGCGGAGGCGACCTCGGCATCGAGGTCGTCGCCGAGACCGACGACGTGTCGGAGTCCGCCGTGACGCTGCGCCAGGGCAGCGAGGACCTGCAGGCCGCGATCGACGAGGCCCTCGCGACGCTCGCCGCCGACGGCACGCTCGCCGAGATCTCCGAGCGCTACTTCGGCGAGGACGTGTCGGTCCCGACGTCCTGA
- a CDS encoding RNA polymerase sigma factor translates to MATRTSTKAKADVEAEATTTPAETTTTKRQAASKSAATKTAAAKRPAAKKPAAKAPAKAKARTKAASEVDETADDETTEDTRGAAVDEVDDDDEESQTRRPGQKSADTAYDEKLPTGALVLSTSDDEEIPVYSATITGATADPVKDYLKQIGKVPLLNAAEEVDLAMRIEAGLFAEERLASDERLTPKLTRELKSIARDGKRAKSHLLGANLRLVVSLAKRYTGRGMQFLDLIQEGNLGLIRAVEKFDYTKGFKFSTYATWWIRQAITRAMADQARTIRIPVHMVEVINKLARVQRQMLQDLGREPTPEELARELDMTPEKVVEVQKYGREPISLHTPLGEDGDSEFGDLIEDTEAVVPADAVGFTMLQRQLESLLDSLSEREAGVIKMRFGLGDGMPKTLDQIGDTFGVTRERIRQIESKTMAKLRHPSRSQALRDYLE, encoded by the coding sequence ATGGCGACCCGCACCAGCACGAAGGCGAAGGCCGACGTCGAGGCCGAGGCCACGACGACGCCCGCCGAGACCACGACCACGAAGCGCCAGGCCGCGTCGAAGAGCGCCGCGACGAAGACGGCCGCGGCCAAGAGGCCCGCCGCGAAGAAGCCCGCCGCCAAGGCGCCTGCGAAGGCGAAGGCGCGCACGAAGGCGGCCTCCGAGGTCGACGAGACGGCCGACGACGAGACGACCGAGGACACCCGCGGCGCCGCCGTCGACGAGGTCGACGACGACGACGAGGAGAGCCAGACTCGTCGCCCGGGCCAGAAGTCGGCCGACACCGCGTACGACGAGAAGCTGCCCACGGGCGCCCTCGTGCTCTCGACGTCGGACGACGAGGAGATCCCGGTCTACTCGGCCACGATCACCGGCGCGACGGCCGACCCCGTCAAGGACTACCTGAAGCAGATCGGCAAGGTGCCGCTCCTCAACGCCGCCGAGGAGGTCGACCTCGCCATGCGCATCGAGGCGGGCCTGTTCGCCGAGGAGCGCTTGGCGTCCGACGAGAGGCTCACGCCGAAGCTCACGCGCGAGCTCAAGTCGATCGCGCGCGACGGCAAGCGTGCCAAGAGCCACCTGCTGGGTGCGAACCTCCGCCTCGTGGTCTCGCTCGCGAAGCGCTACACGGGTCGCGGCATGCAGTTCCTGGACCTCATCCAGGAGGGCAACCTCGGCCTCATCCGCGCGGTCGAGAAGTTCGACTACACCAAGGGCTTCAAGTTCTCGACCTACGCGACGTGGTGGATCCGCCAGGCCATCACGCGCGCCATGGCCGACCAGGCCCGCACGATCCGCATCCCGGTGCACATGGTCGAGGTCATCAACAAGCTCGCGCGCGTGCAGCGCCAGATGCTGCAGGACCTCGGTCGCGAGCCGACGCCCGAGGAGCTCGCGCGCGAGCTCGACATGACGCCCGAGAAGGTCGTCGAGGTCCAGAAGTACGGCCGCGAGCCCATCTCGCTGCACACGCCCCTCGGCGAGGACGGCGACAGCGAGTTCGGCGACCTCATCGAGGACACCGAGGCGGTCGTCCCGGCGGACGCCGTGGGCTTCACGATGCTGCAGCGGCAGCTCGAGTCGCTCCTCGACTCGCTCTCGGAGCGGGAGGCGGGCGTCATCAAGATGCGCTTCGGCCTCGGCGACGGCATGCCGAAGACCCTCGACCAGATCGGCGACACGTTCGGCGTCACGCGCGAGCGCATCCGCCAGATCGAGTCGAAGACCATGGCGAAGCTGCGGCACCCGTCGCGGTCGCAGGCGCTGCGCGACTACCTCGAGTAG
- a CDS encoding MFS transporter, producing the protein MAWVTWAVCLVAYLISTLHRSSLGAAAPDAIVRFDASAAQLSSLAVVQLVVYAALQIPVGVLVDRFGPRALIAVGGALMATGQAILALTDLVPVAIVARILVGAGDAATFISVLRLLPSWFSGPRLPQLSQWTGNIGQLGQLFSAVPFVWMLQHLGWTPSFLTIAGSGAVVAVLVLLVVRNAPPGVEAPRTDSIQLPASWWRRLRSSIALPGTQLGFWAHFVTQSPGTVFSLLWGFPILVSGLGYTRAEASALVVVIVVTGIVSGPILGLLTARFPSRRSNLVLAIVAHMALAWAVVLLWPGGPPTAVLVWMLVAIGIGGPGSLIGFDFARTFNPVRSLGSANGFVNVGGFTASFCLMALIGIALDVIHHARLDAGEQAGLYDWEAFRIALSIQFVALGLGSAMLLHARARTRRRMQEEDGVTVAPLWTALLAAMRRRRGDAEGA; encoded by the coding sequence ATGGCCTGGGTCACCTGGGCCGTCTGCCTCGTCGCGTACCTGATCTCGACGCTGCACCGATCGTCGCTGGGCGCCGCGGCGCCCGACGCGATCGTGCGCTTCGACGCCTCCGCTGCCCAGCTGTCGAGCCTCGCCGTCGTGCAGCTCGTCGTGTACGCGGCGCTGCAGATCCCCGTCGGCGTGCTCGTCGACCGCTTCGGCCCGCGTGCGCTCATCGCCGTCGGCGGCGCGCTCATGGCGACGGGCCAGGCGATCCTGGCGCTCACGGACCTCGTGCCCGTCGCGATCGTCGCGCGGATCCTCGTCGGCGCCGGCGACGCTGCGACGTTCATCTCGGTGCTGCGCCTGCTGCCCTCGTGGTTCTCCGGTCCGCGGCTGCCGCAGCTGTCGCAGTGGACGGGCAACATCGGCCAGCTCGGCCAGCTCTTCTCCGCGGTCCCGTTCGTGTGGATGCTGCAGCACCTCGGCTGGACGCCGTCGTTCCTCACGATCGCCGGGTCGGGAGCGGTCGTCGCCGTGCTCGTGCTCCTCGTCGTGCGGAACGCGCCGCCCGGCGTGGAGGCGCCCCGCACCGACAGCATCCAGCTGCCCGCCTCGTGGTGGCGCCGGCTGCGCTCCTCGATCGCGCTGCCCGGCACGCAGCTGGGCTTCTGGGCGCACTTCGTCACGCAGTCGCCGGGCACGGTCTTCTCGCTGCTGTGGGGGTTCCCCATCCTCGTGTCGGGCCTCGGCTACACCCGGGCCGAGGCGTCGGCGCTCGTCGTCGTCATCGTCGTCACCGGCATCGTGTCGGGTCCGATCCTCGGCCTCCTCACGGCGCGCTTCCCGAGTCGCCGCTCGAACCTCGTGCTCGCGATCGTCGCGCACATGGCGCTCGCCTGGGCCGTCGTGCTGCTGTGGCCCGGGGGGCCGCCCACGGCCGTGCTCGTGTGGATGCTCGTCGCGATCGGCATCGGCGGGCCGGGCTCGCTCATCGGCTTCGACTTCGCCCGCACCTTCAACCCCGTCCGCTCGCTGGGGTCGGCGAACGGCTTCGTCAACGTCGGCGGCTTCACGGCCTCGTTCTGCCTCATGGCGCTCATCGGCATCGCGCTCGACGTCATCCACCACGCCCGCCTCGACGCGGGGGAGCAGGCGGGGCTCTACGACTGGGAGGCGTTCCGCATCGCGCTGTCGATCCAGTTCGTCGCGCTGGGCCTCGGCTCCGCGATGCTGCTCCACGCGCGAGCCCGCACGCGCCGGCGGATGCAGGAGGAGGACGGCGTGACCGTGGCACCCTTGTGGACGGCGCTGCTGGCGGCGATGCGCCGTCGTCGCGGGGATGCGGAGGGCGCGTAG
- a CDS encoding PAC2 family protein, translated as MVRPEDLIAFSDEQSVPAGLDLVVAMHGFADAGAAAELAAATIVSTLPHTSVVEFDTDLLVDHRSRRPHLLFDEDHIEEYVPHALTLSLCEDDAGKPFLLLSGPEPDWMWERFADAVRIVAERLEVAATTIVLSIPMPVPHTRPLGVTVSGNRKDLVEAYSVWKPTSTVPASVMHLLEHRLAPEMPVASFVVLVPHYVGESGTAGPALAALDSVTNATGLVFRTEELRGTEREFQSLVAQQMETNEELQRLVATLEARYDAYMENAGVRSPLTDEDGSLPTADEIAAELERYLARRRADPPPQ; from the coding sequence ATGGTCAGGCCCGAGGATCTCATCGCGTTCTCCGACGAGCAGTCCGTGCCCGCCGGCCTCGACCTCGTCGTCGCGATGCACGGCTTCGCCGACGCCGGCGCCGCCGCCGAGCTCGCCGCCGCGACCATCGTCTCGACGCTGCCCCACACGTCCGTCGTCGAGTTCGACACCGACCTGCTCGTCGACCACCGCTCGCGTCGCCCGCATCTCCTCTTCGACGAGGACCACATCGAGGAGTACGTGCCGCACGCGCTGACGCTCTCGCTCTGCGAGGACGACGCGGGCAAGCCCTTCCTGCTGCTCTCCGGACCCGAGCCCGACTGGATGTGGGAGCGCTTCGCCGACGCCGTGCGCATCGTCGCCGAGCGCCTCGAGGTCGCCGCGACCACGATCGTCCTGTCGATCCCGATGCCCGTGCCGCACACGCGCCCGCTCGGCGTGACGGTGTCGGGCAATCGCAAGGACCTCGTCGAGGCGTACTCGGTGTGGAAGCCGACGTCGACGGTGCCCGCCTCCGTCATGCACCTCCTCGAGCACCGGCTCGCGCCCGAGATGCCCGTGGCATCCTTCGTCGTGCTCGTGCCCCACTACGTCGGCGAGTCCGGCACCGCCGGCCCCGCGCTCGCGGCGCTCGACAGCGTGACGAACGCGACGGGCCTCGTCTTCCGCACCGAGGAGCTGCGCGGCACGGAGCGCGAGTTCCAGTCGCTCGTCGCCCAGCAGATGGAGACGAACGAGGAGCTGCAGCGGCTCGTCGCGACGCTCGAGGCGCGCTACGACGCCTACATGGAGAACGCCGGCGTCCGCTCGCCGCTCACCGACGAGGACGGCTCGCTGCCGACGGCCGACGAGATCGCCGCCGAGCTCGAGCGCTACCTGGCGCGTCGCCGCGCCGACCCGCCGCCGCAGTGA